One Engystomops pustulosus chromosome 7, aEngPut4.maternal, whole genome shotgun sequence DNA window includes the following coding sequences:
- the PSMD13 gene encoding 26S proteasome non-ATPase regulatory subunit 13, with amino-acid sequence MRDVTGFLQQQQSQSATPETAAIWHRLEELHNKKLWHQLTLQLLDFVQDPECAKGDGLIKLYENFISDFEHRINPLSLVEIILHVVRQMTDPTVALNFLEKTREKVKSSDEAVILCRTAIGALKLNIGDLQATKETIEGVEEMLGALPGVTSVHSRFYDLSSKYYQTIGNHASYYKDALRFLGCTELKDLPVSEQQDRAFTLGLAGLLGEGVYNFGELLMHPVLESLRSSERQWLIDTLYAFNSGNVETFRALKTAWGQQPDLAANEALLLKKIQLLCLMEMTFTRPANHRQLTFEEIAKSAQVNVNDVELLVMKALSVGLLRGSIDEVDKRVHITWVQPRVLDLQQIKGMKDRLESWCTDVKSMEMLVEHQAHDILT; translated from the exons ATGAGGGACGTGACCGGTTtcctacagcagcagcagagtCAGAGCGCAACTCCCGAGACGGCGGCAATATGGCACCGGCTGGAGGAGCTTCACAACAAGAA ACTATGGCATCAGTTGACTCTTCAACTTCTGGACTTCGTACAGGATCCAGAATGTGCAAAAGGAGATGGACTTATCAAG CTTTATGAGAACTTCATCAGTGATTTTgagcacag AATCAACCCCTTGTCTCTGGTTGAGATAATCCTACATGTAGTACGACAGATGACGG ATCCTACTGTAGCTCTTAACTTCCTAGAGAAAACCAGGGAGAAG GTGAAAAGCAGTGATGAGGCAGTGATCCTCTGCAGGACGGCCATTGGAGCTCTGAAACTGAACATTGGAGACTTGCAAGCCACTAAG GAAACAATAGAAGGTGTGGAGGAGATGCTCGGAGCATTGCCCGGTGTGACATCGGTGCACAGCCGCTTCTATGACCTGTCTAGCAAGTATTATCAGACCATTGGAAATCATGCCTCCTACTATAAGGATGCTCTTCGATTTTTAGGATGCACAGAACTTAAAGATCTTCCTG TGTCAGAGCAGCAGGACAGAGCTTTCACCCTGGGGCTGGCAGGTCTCCTAGGAGAAGGGGTTTATAACTTTGGAGAGCTG CTGATGCACCCAGTGCTGGAATCCCTGCGTAGCTCCGAACGACAATGGTTGATAGACACTCTTTATGCCTTCAACAGCGGCAACGTAGAAACCTTCAGAGCATTAAAAACTGCTTGGGGACAACAG CCTGACCTTGCTGCCAATGAAGCCCTTTTGTTAAAGAAGATTCAACTTCTCTGTTTGATGGAG ATGACATTCACACGGCCAGCGAATCATCGTCAGCTAACATTCGAAGAAATTGCAAAGAGTGCACAGGTCAATGTAAATGAT GTGGAGCTGCTTGTCATGAAGGCGCTCTCTGTTGGTTTGCTGCGGGGAAGCATTGATGAAGTGGATAAACGAGTGCACATCACATGGGTTCAGCCTCGAGTTCTCGATTTGCAGCAG aTCAAAGGTATGAAAGATCGCTTGGAGTCCTGGTGCACAGATGTAAAGAGCATGGAGATGCTGGTGGAACATCAAGCCCATGACATCTTGACGTAG
- the SIRT3 gene encoding NAD-dependent protein deacetylase sirtuin-3, mitochondrial: MALLWLSYQPSITRTMLVATSSQARRLHAQPLHLLPLTGRNRISLLTGCKSGVNSPLSLVRAHSIKSNALSLTDVAEKIKTGVYHRILVMAGAGISTDSGIPDFRSPNGLYSKLKEYSLPYPEAVFDISFFLHDPSPFLRLSEELLPGRHHPNSAHYFLRLLHDKGLLLRLYTQNIDGLERAAGIPAEKLVEAHGSFASSTCTMCLKEYPGETFRNSVMKSEVPRCSACGGLIKPDIVFFGEQLPARFFLHLTDFPRADLLFVMGTSLEVEPFASLVYAVSRSTPRVLINRDQVGPFLDNSDGLNVVELGSVTSGVKRLVQLLGWDHELEELERNTKESDDANK, encoded by the exons ATGGCATTGCTCTGGCTTTCCTACCAACCATCTATTACAAGGACGATGCTGGTGGCGACATCATCACAAG CGCGAAGACTCCATGCACAACCATTGCATCTGCTGCCCCTTACTGGCAGAAATAGGATATCTCTATTGACTGGCTGCAAATCTGGAGTCAATTCTCCGTTAAG CTTGGTACGAGCCCATAGCATTAAGAGCAACGCTCTGTCTCTCACTGATGtggctgaaaaaataaaaacaggcgTCTATCACCGTATATTAGTCATGGCTGGGGCTGGTATCAGCACGGACAGTGGCATCCCAGATTTCAG GTCACCTAATGGGCTGTACAGTAAACTGAAGGAATATTCCCTCCCATACCCTGAGGCTGTATTTGATATAAGCTTCTTCTTGCATGACCCCAGTCCCTTTTTGCGCCTTTCTGAAGAGCTGCTACCTGGGCGACATCATCCCAATTCAGCGCATTACTTTCTGCGCCTCTTACATGACAAAGGACTATTGCTACGTCTGTACACACAGAACATAGATGGACTGGAGAGAG CTGCGGGTATTCCTGCTGAGAAATTGGTAGAGGCTCATGGCTCGTTTGCATCATCCACGTGCACCATGTGCCTTAAAGAATATCCTGGAGAAACTTTCCGT aactcTGTAATGAAGTCTGAAGTTCCTCGCTGTTCAgcttgtgggggtctcatcaaacCTGACATCGTCTTTTTTGGAGAACAACTACCTGCCCGTTTCTTCCTGCATCTGACTGATTTTCCCAGAGCGGATCTCCTGTTTGTCATGGGCACATCACTTGAG GTGGAACCATTTGCCAGTCTTGTGTATGCAGTTAGTCGATCTACTCCACGAGTCCTTATCAACCGAGACCAAGTGGGACCATTTCTGGACAATTCAGACGGACTCAATGTTGTGGAGCTAGGATCAGTCACCAGTGGGGTGAAGCGCCTTGTACAGCTACTGGGATGGGATCATGAACTGGAAGAGCTGGAAAGAAATACCAAG GAATCTGATGATGCGAATAAATGA